One genomic segment of Pseudomonadota bacterium includes these proteins:
- a CDS encoding aminotransferase class III-fold pyridoxal phosphate-dependent enzyme has translation MLAEFVLDWETREPAPQETLQIVREGVKRGLVLIRAGLYSNCVRLLPPLVITDAQLDEGLAALGEAVRVVEAGRTAAGRS, from the coding sequence ATGCTCGCCGAGTTCGTGCTCGACTGGGAGACCCGCGAGCCCGCTCCGCAGGAGACGCTGCAGATCGTCCGTGAGGGGGTGAAGCGCGGCCTCGTGCTCATCCGCGCGGGTCTGTACAGCAACTGCGTGCGATTGCTTCCGCCCCTCGTCATCACCGATGCGCAGCTCGATGAGGGGCTTGCGGCTCTCGGTGAGGCGGTGCGCGTCGTCGAGGCCGGACGAACGGCTGCCGGTCGATCGTGA